A single region of the Thermodesulfatator indicus DSM 15286 genome encodes:
- a CDS encoding sugar phosphate isomerase/epimerase family protein codes for MISEKIKKEVHLALPVVLFEKYLPLALEQGLSLEVGLDDGALDLFSFEDFEAAARILKEHQVKCSVHSPFRDLSLGALDSAIKNATVKRLKEALKVAALFGPEVVVLHTGYSPAYHLERREKWQEAVRESFISLAGEAENLKLKLAVENVLEPDPSWLTDVVEKIASPNLGYCFDAGHALAFAKSSWEPWVEAFGQRLFELHVHDNDGTWDDHLPPGQGKIPFKNMFAQLAKKGIKPLVTYEAHRPEDVIPGLAYLEKLFSEIGW; via the coding sequence GTGATCTCAGAAAAGATTAAAAAAGAGGTGCATCTTGCCCTTCCTGTTGTTCTATTTGAAAAATATCTACCCTTGGCCCTTGAGCAGGGCTTAAGCCTTGAAGTAGGCCTTGACGACGGAGCCCTTGATCTATTTTCTTTTGAGGACTTTGAAGCCGCGGCAAGAATACTCAAAGAACATCAGGTAAAGTGCAGCGTTCACAGTCCTTTTAGGGACCTTTCTCTGGGAGCGCTTGATAGCGCCATAAAAAACGCAACGGTGAAACGCCTGAAAGAAGCCCTCAAAGTGGCGGCTCTTTTTGGGCCTGAAGTAGTGGTCTTGCACACCGGTTACAGCCCGGCCTATCACCTTGAGCGCCGGGAGAAATGGCAGGAGGCCGTTAGAGAAAGTTTTATTTCGCTGGCTGGCGAAGCTGAGAATTTAAAACTTAAACTGGCGGTAGAAAACGTGCTTGAGCCTGACCCAAGCTGGTTAACAGATGTTGTAGAAAAGATTGCTTCGCCAAACCTGGGCTATTGCTTTGATGCTGGCCATGCTCTGGCCTTTGCCAAGTCTTCCTGGGAGCCCTGGGTTGAGGCTTTTGGCCAGCGCCTTTTTGAGCTCCACGTGCATGACAACGATGGCACCTGGGACGATCACCTGCCCCCTGGCCAGGGAAAAATCCCTTTTAAAAACATGTTTGCTCAACTGGCCAAGAAGGGGATAAAACCCCTGGTGACTTACGAGGCCCATCGCCCTGAAGACGTAATACCAGGCCTTGCCTACCTGGAAAAGCTATTTTCCGAAATCGGCTGGTAA
- a CDS encoding DegT/DnrJ/EryC1/StrS family aminotransferase — MEFIDLKKQYRLYQEELEEAALRVLRSGRYILGPEVKELEEKLASFVGTKYAIGTSSGTDALLLILKALELGPQDAVITTPFTFVATAEVIRRVGARVIFADIDPETFLLTPETVSEALEKARQKGYQVRAVVAVSLFGLPAYLPELETFCDREGLWLIEDACQSLGAECAGRRSGSFGVASATSFFPAKPLGAYGDAGMVFTDDEGLAQKIKALRVHGQTERYLHQHQGLNARLDTLQAALLLVKFKHFSRELELRQEVAKRYRELLKDLPVEFQQVPEECYSVYAQFTLRVTKRDELANFLSEKGIPTAIHYPRPLHLQPAFEDLGYAQGELREAERLAQEVISLPMHPFLSKEDQEKIAAAIAAFYQEAL, encoded by the coding sequence ATGGAATTTATTGACCTGAAAAAGCAATATCGCCTGTATCAGGAAGAGTTAGAAGAAGCGGCTTTAAGAGTTTTAAGAAGCGGGCGCTACATTCTTGGCCCTGAGGTAAAAGAGCTTGAAGAAAAACTGGCCTCGTTTGTGGGCACTAAATACGCTATAGGCACTTCTTCAGGCACAGATGCCCTTTTGTTAATCCTCAAAGCCCTTGAACTTGGCCCCCAAGACGCCGTTATTACCACTCCTTTTACTTTTGTGGCTACGGCTGAGGTAATAAGACGTGTTGGCGCAAGGGTCATCTTTGCGGATATAGATCCTGAAACTTTTCTCCTCACCCCTGAGACCGTTTCAGAGGCCCTGGAAAAAGCTCGCCAAAAAGGCTATCAAGTGCGAGCAGTGGTAGCTGTAAGCCTCTTTGGCCTTCCGGCTTACTTACCAGAGCTTGAAACTTTTTGCGATAGGGAAGGGCTCTGGCTTATAGAAGATGCCTGCCAGTCTTTAGGAGCTGAGTGTGCCGGGCGCAGGTCAGGGAGTTTTGGCGTGGCCTCAGCTACCTCTTTTTTCCCGGCCAAGCCTCTTGGGGCTTACGGAGACGCTGGCATGGTCTTTACTGATGACGAGGGCCTTGCCCAAAAAATAAAGGCCCTTCGGGTGCACGGCCAGACAGAACGTTATCTTCATCAACACCAGGGCTTAAACGCGCGGCTTGATACCCTCCAGGCCGCCCTTCTTCTGGTAAAGTTTAAACACTTCTCTCGCGAATTAGAGCTGCGCCAGGAAGTGGCTAAAAGATATCGTGAGCTTTTAAAAGATTTGCCAGTTGAGTTTCAACAGGTTCCCGAAGAATGCTATTCGGTTTATGCCCAGTTTACCTTGCGCGTGACCAAAAGAGATGAGCTGGCAAATTTTTTATCTGAAAAAGGGATCCCTACGGCTATTCACTACCCTCGGCCACTTCACTTACAGCCAGCTTTTGAAGACCTTGGCTATGCTCAGGGCGAATTGCGAGAGGCGGAAAGGCTTGCGCAAGAGGTAATTTCCCTGCCCATGCATCCTTTCCTTTCAAAAGAGGACCAGGAAAAGATAGCTGCGGCCATAGCGGCTTTTTACCAGGAGGCCTTGTGA